The DNA region GATAAAGCCGGGCGGGCTGGGAACCAGCTTCAAGAGCGAGTGGGCTGTCATGGTCTTGCCGCAGCCCGATTCTCCCACGAGCCCCACCGCTTCACCTTTCGAGATGCACAGGTCGACTCCGTCGACGGCGCGGACCAGGCCGAGGCTGGTACGCAAGTACGTCTTCAGGCCCTTCACCTCGAGCAGCACGTTTTCCATGGTCCTCGCTATTTTTCCTTGAGCTTCGGATTGAGGACGTCGTTGATCCCGTCGCCGACGAGATTGATCGACAGAACCAGCAGGGAGATCGCCAGCCCCGGAAAAACGGCGAGCCAGACGGAGGACCAGATGCGCTCCTGGGCGTCGCTCAACAGCATCCCCCAGCTGATGAGGTTCGGGTCGCCGAGACCGAGAAAGCTGAGGCCGGCCTCCAGGAGGATGGCGCGCGCCACGAGGAAGGACCCGACCACGATCGCGGGAGGGATGGCGTTGGGGAGGATTTCGGCGAAGATGATTTTCCAGTTCCGCATCCCCATTACCCTGGCGGCGAGGACGAACTCGCGCTCCTTGAAAGTCAGGAACTGTGCCCGGACCACCCGGGCGACTTCGGGCCAGTCCAGCAAGCCGATGACGATGATGATCTTGGTGATGCCGGTGCCCAGCATGGCGATGATCAGCAAGGCGAGAAAAAAACGGGGTATCACGAGCACATACTCGGTGGCACGCATCAGCAGGTCGTCGACGAATCCCCCGAAGTATCCCGATGCCGAGCCGATGACCGTGCCGACAACAAAAGACGCCGCGGCCGCCAAAAAGCCTACCAGGAGAGAAACCCGGGTTCCGTGCAGAATGCGACTGAAGGTGTCCCTGCCCAGGTCGTCGGTCCCCATCAGATGATCCCACTGCGGCGGCAAGAAAGGTCGGTCGCCGAGCCGGAAGGGATCGTACGGCGAAAGCGGCGCGGCAAAGATCGCGATCAGGATGAACACGAGGAGACAGTAAGCGCTCGCTTCCGCTGCTCGGTTCTTCCTGAATCGGCTCCAGAATTCGTGCAGTCGCATGCCGTCACCCGGCTATTTCTTCCGGCCGTACGTGACGCGCGGATCCAGCCAGAGGTAGACGAGGTCGACGACAAGGTTGGTGACGACGACCAGAACCGTGGTGATGAGAAAGGTTCCCATGAGCACGGGGTAATCTCTTTTGAGGATCGACTCGTACATGAGCCGACCGACTCCCGGCCAGCCGAAAACGGTCTCGACGAGAACCGATCCGGTAAAAAGGAAACCGACGTCCAGACCGATGATGGTAACGACGGGGAGCAGCGCGTTGGGCAACATATGGCGGGAAACCACCTTTTTTTCATCGAGCCCCTTCGAGCGCGCCAGCGTAATGTAGTCTTCGTACGAAACCTCCAGCACGCTGCTCCTCATGATCCTCACGTTGATGGCCAGGTGACGGATCGAGAGGGCGAGCACAGGCAGCACCAGGTGCGCCAGGCGGTCGCGCAACGCGGCCAGCCCTTGCAGCTGAGTCCCGAGGCTCTGCACCCCCTGAGATGGCAGCCAGCCGAGCTGGATCGAAAAAACCAGCATCAGCATCTGGCCGAGCCAGAAAACCGGCAGGCAATAGCCCAGCATCGCGAAGGCGCTGATCGCGTTATCCGCGGCCGAATAGGGCTTGCGCGCCGCGAGAACCCCCAGCGCCACGCCGAAGAGGCTGGAAAAGAGAAGGGCGGGCACCATCAGTTGCAGAGTGGCGGGAACCCTCTCGAGAATCACCGTCAGGACCGGCTGGCGGTAATAGAAGGAGAATCCAAGGTCCCCCTGCAAAACGGACTTGATGTAAAGCCAGAGCTGGATGTGGAGAGGTTGATCGAGGCCGAATTTTCGTTGCATCTCCTGCACGTAGGCGTCCGGCGCCGGGAACTCGCCGACCAGGCTTTCAATCGGATCGCCGGGCGCCAGGTGGACCAGCGTGAAATTCAGGACGACGACGCACAAAAGGAGGGGGCCGGCGTGCAGGAGCCTTCTCAACGCGTACGTCGTCACGGATCCGTCGCCGGACATACCGTTGCGGGATTTGCTGGCCCGAAGGTCGCCAATCGCCGACCGCAGGGCTCAAAGGGTTGCAGTCAATTCGTCCGAGCGGGTCTCACGAGTCCCGATCGTACTCCCCTTCCTTCAAGGGAGTTCCCTTCGTCCACCAGATTTCATCCATTCGCTCGTAGGTTTCCGTACTGGTGAACGCCCCGCGAAATTCATTCCGGATGACGTTGGGCTGGAGCCGGTCGGCCACCGGAACCGAGGGCAGATCGCGCATGATGATCTCCTGAATTTCGTGGTAGGCCTTCACCATCTCGTCCTTCTTGCTGGTTCGCACGGCCAGGTCGAAAAGCTGGTCGACCTTGGGGTTGCTGTAGCGTGTAAAATTGGTGAAGGGCCGCCCGGTGATCGAGCTGGTGGTGTACAACCTCGCCACGCCCAGAGCGGGGTGCCCTCGGGTCGTCAGCGGTCCCCACCACAGATCGTAGTCGTATTTTCGAAATACCTTGTCGAGCATGACGGACCGCTCGAGCCGTTCGAGCTTGATGTCGATGCCGACCCTCTTGAGCTGCTCCCGGAGGATCTCCACGGGCCGTTCCGAGTTGGCGTTGCCCGATTCGAAAGACAGCCGAAGGGCGAATCGCACCCCGCTGTCCTTGCGCCGGTAGCCGGCCTGATCCAACAACGCATTGGCCTTTGCCGGATCATGCGAGTACTTCGGCACGTTCGGATTGTAAGCCCAAGGGATCCCCGCCGGGATGACGCTGTCG from Candidatus Zixiibacteriota bacterium includes:
- a CDS encoding ABC transporter permease, whose protein sequence is MRLHEFWSRFRKNRAAEASAYCLLVFILIAIFAAPLSPYDPFRLGDRPFLPPQWDHLMGTDDLGRDTFSRILHGTRVSLLVGFLAAAASFVVGTVIGSASGYFGGFVDDLLMRATEYVLVIPRFFLALLIIAMLGTGITKIIIVIGLLDWPEVARVVRAQFLTFKEREFVLAARVMGMRNWKIIFAEILPNAIPPAIVVGSFLVARAILLEAGLSFLGLGDPNLISWGMLLSDAQERIWSSVWLAVFPGLAISLLVLSINLVGDGINDVLNPKLKEK
- a CDS encoding ABC transporter permease, with protein sequence MTTYALRRLLHAGPLLLCVVVLNFTLVHLAPGDPIESLVGEFPAPDAYVQEMQRKFGLDQPLHIQLWLYIKSVLQGDLGFSFYYRQPVLTVILERVPATLQLMVPALLFSSLFGVALGVLAARKPYSAADNAISAFAMLGYCLPVFWLGQMLMLVFSIQLGWLPSQGVQSLGTQLQGLAALRDRLAHLVLPVLALSIRHLAINVRIMRSSVLEVSYEDYITLARSKGLDEKKVVSRHMLPNALLPVVTIIGLDVGFLFTGSVLVETVFGWPGVGRLMYESILKRDYPVLMGTFLITTVLVVVTNLVVDLVYLWLDPRVTYGRKK